Proteins encoded by one window of Caloranaerobacter sp. TR13:
- the purL gene encoding phosphoribosylformylglycinamidine synthase subunit PurL produces the protein MNNKPWKSVGLTKEEYNRILETLGREPNILELNMYGVMWSEHCSYKNSRALFKHFPTSNERVLQGPGENAGIIDIGDNKAIAMKIESHNHPSAVEPYQGAATGVGGIIRDIFAMGARPIALLNSLRFGEIEEDDWMRYLFSGVVSGIGGYGNCIGIPTVGGEVYFNKSYKGNPLVNAMCIGVIEHDKIHRGTAAGAGNLVMYVGASTGRDGIGGASFASVELTEETAEQRSAVQVGDPFMEKLLLEACLELLDTDYVVGIQDLGAAGLTSACSEMASRGNSGMIVDVSLVPRREEGMLPVEVMISESQERMLLVIKKGAEEKVKKIFDKWGLHSAVIGEVTDDGMLTIMENGKIVGRVPAKSLADDAPKYYREYKKPEYIDQKRVLLVDELKEVNDLNEVLFKMLSSTNLCSREWVYNQYDYQVRTSTVVTPGADAAVVRIDGTNKAIAATTDCNSRYCYLNPRRGAQIAVAEAARNIVVTGGKPLAVTDGLNFGNPEKPDRFWQFRESILGISEACKKFNTPVVSGNVSFYNETPENAIYPTPIIGMVGLIEDLDKVMTIGFKDEGDIIVLLGLTKGEIGASEYLKVIHGLELGEVPEIDLDLEKRLQDLCLEIIDKKLIKSAHDLSDGGLALALCECCSKGNLGAEISVNTGLREDIYLFSESQSRILISLDVNNVDELKELCNQYEIPFTVLGKTIKDKLSININGKSVIDIKVEDITNKLRSVLPCIMG, from the coding sequence ATGAATAATAAGCCTTGGAAAAGTGTAGGACTGACAAAGGAAGAATACAATAGAATATTAGAAACTCTAGGTAGAGAACCTAATATTTTAGAGCTAAATATGTATGGTGTTATGTGGTCTGAACATTGCAGTTACAAAAACTCAAGAGCACTTTTTAAGCATTTTCCGACATCAAACGAAAGAGTGCTTCAAGGTCCAGGTGAAAATGCTGGAATTATTGATATAGGAGATAACAAAGCTATAGCAATGAAAATAGAAAGCCATAATCATCCTTCTGCAGTAGAGCCTTATCAAGGAGCCGCAACTGGTGTTGGAGGAATTATTAGAGACATTTTTGCAATGGGAGCAAGACCAATAGCACTTTTAAACTCTCTAAGATTTGGAGAAATAGAAGAAGATGACTGGATGAGATATTTATTTAGTGGAGTAGTTTCAGGAATCGGAGGATATGGAAACTGTATCGGTATTCCAACGGTAGGTGGAGAAGTGTATTTTAATAAATCATATAAAGGTAATCCTTTAGTAAATGCTATGTGCATTGGGGTTATTGAACATGATAAAATTCACAGAGGGACTGCAGCCGGTGCTGGAAATTTAGTTATGTATGTAGGAGCTTCTACTGGAAGAGATGGAATAGGAGGAGCGAGTTTTGCTTCTGTAGAACTGACTGAAGAAACAGCAGAACAGAGATCTGCAGTTCAAGTTGGAGACCCATTTATGGAGAAGCTGCTATTAGAAGCTTGTCTTGAGCTTTTAGATACAGATTATGTTGTCGGCATACAGGACTTAGGAGCTGCTGGATTAACATCAGCATGTAGTGAAATGGCTTCTAGAGGTAATTCAGGGATGATTGTAGATGTATCTTTAGTTCCTAGAAGAGAAGAAGGAATGTTGCCTGTAGAAGTAATGATATCAGAATCACAAGAAAGAATGCTTCTTGTTATAAAAAAAGGTGCAGAAGAAAAGGTTAAAAAGATATTCGATAAATGGGGACTTCATTCGGCAGTTATAGGAGAAGTTACAGATGATGGAATGTTAACTATTATGGAAAATGGCAAAATAGTTGGTAGGGTACCTGCAAAGTCTTTAGCTGATGACGCACCAAAATATTACAGAGAATATAAAAAACCAGAATATATAGATCAGAAGAGAGTTCTTTTGGTAGATGAACTAAAGGAAGTAAATGATTTGAATGAAGTATTATTTAAAATGCTTAGCTCTACAAATTTATGTAGTAGAGAATGGGTTTATAATCAATATGATTATCAGGTAAGAACTAGTACGGTAGTAACTCCTGGTGCAGATGCAGCTGTAGTTAGAATTGATGGAACAAATAAAGCTATAGCTGCTACGACGGATTGTAATAGTAGATATTGCTATTTGAATCCTAGAAGAGGTGCTCAGATTGCAGTTGCTGAAGCGGCTAGGAATATTGTTGTAACTGGTGGAAAGCCTTTAGCTGTTACTGATGGACTTAATTTTGGAAATCCAGAGAAACCAGATAGATTCTGGCAGTTTAGAGAAAGTATTTTAGGTATAAGTGAAGCTTGCAAAAAGTTTAATACTCCAGTTGTAAGTGGTAATGTAAGTTTTTATAATGAAACTCCAGAAAACGCTATTTATCCAACTCCAATAATAGGGATGGTAGGGCTTATAGAGGATTTAGATAAAGTTATGACTATAGGATTTAAAGATGAAGGCGATATTATTGTACTTTTAGGTTTAACTAAGGGAGAAATTGGAGCAAGTGAATACTTAAAGGTAATTCATGGTTTAGAATTAGGTGAAGTACCAGAAATAGATTTAGATCTAGAAAAGAGATTACAAGATTTATGTCTTGAGATTATAGATAAAAAACTTATAAAGTCAGCTCACGATTTAAGTGACGGAGGATTAGCATTAGCGTTATGTGAATGCTGCTCTAAAGGTAATTTAGGGGCTGAAATTTCAGTTAATACAGGCTTAAGAGAAGATATATATTTATTTTCAGAAAGTCAATCAAGAATATTGATATCTTTGGATGTGAATAATGTAGACGAATTAAAAGAATTATGTAATCAATACGAAATTCCATTTACAGTATTAGGAAAAACTATAAAAGATAAATTATCAATAAATATTAACGGTAAATCAGTAATTGACATTAAAGTAGAAGATATTACAAATAAGCTAAGGAGTGTATTGCCATGTATAATGGGCTAA